From one Cupriavidus basilensis genomic stretch:
- the glaH gene encoding glutarate dioxygenase GlaH, whose protein sequence is MNAPLADAILSTPEQPLFHLLPHADHHRLMHVTADEAALSGFLDDARHVDVQNLEYVPFMRYHLANLLVQRLGNGFAQTLIDLVKNRRHGGFTMGLQGLSDDSADFVRLGTAVCHILGPSNHDAMSGTYYARFIVKHTDDSDSYLRQAYRLFTMHTDGTFVSEATDWLLMMKFSEENAIGGESRFLHLDDWDEIEQFVNHKLGTRPFQYKAPGSKNVSDRVERPIFFQSQFGLSMSFIDQFVQPADRDEAAFLHALSASMEASAGTKEVSLPVGDLVVLNNYFYLHGRAPFKKNESLFRELMRQRGTLAS, encoded by the coding sequence ATGAACGCACCGCTCGCAGACGCGATTCTCTCCACCCCCGAGCAACCCCTCTTCCATCTGTTGCCCCACGCCGATCACCATCGCCTCATGCATGTCACGGCCGACGAGGCCGCACTTTCCGGCTTTCTTGACGACGCCCGACATGTCGATGTCCAGAATCTCGAGTACGTCCCGTTCATGCGCTACCACCTCGCCAACCTGCTGGTCCAGCGCCTTGGCAACGGCTTCGCGCAAACCTTGATTGACTTGGTCAAGAACCGCCGCCACGGTGGATTCACGATGGGTCTCCAGGGCCTTTCGGATGACTCTGCAGACTTCGTCCGGCTCGGTACGGCCGTGTGCCATATCCTCGGCCCCAGCAATCACGATGCAATGTCCGGGACATACTACGCCCGCTTCATCGTGAAACACACGGACGACAGCGACTCCTACCTGCGCCAGGCCTATCGCCTGTTCACGATGCACACTGACGGGACGTTTGTCAGTGAGGCGACAGACTGGCTGCTGATGATGAAATTTTCCGAAGAAAATGCCATCGGTGGGGAATCGCGTTTCTTGCATCTTGATGATTGGGACGAGATCGAGCAATTCGTCAATCACAAACTTGGGACCAGGCCCTTCCAGTACAAGGCGCCAGGCTCCAAGAATGTCTCCGATAGAGTCGAGCGCCCCATTTTCTTCCAGAGCCAGTTCGGACTGTCGATGTCGTTCATTGATCAGTTCGTCCAGCCCGCCGACCGCGACGAAGCGGCCTTTCTCCATGCGTTGTCGGCCTCCATGGAGGCGTCCGCCGGCACGAAGGAAGTCTCCCTTCCGGTCGGCGACCTCGTCGTGCTGAACAACTATTTCTACCTCCACGGTCGGGCGCCTTTCAAGAAGAATGAGTCGCTGTTCCGTGAACTGATGCGACAACGCGGCACCCTCGCATCATGA
- a CDS encoding sigma-54-dependent Fis family transcriptional regulator — MTSNQSPYFGFDKDARGVRSLWERFNAGLIDISDRRPPYQQFLLNEWQRCTTLGVDVALTVAQRLNEEEFRQRLQSGQRLLNASVPVIQDVGHFLDEIPGLIILTEATGCVLHITGAPRIREQAATRSGIVEGSKWNEASAGTNGMGTALATGQPVHVFATEHFCEGWHSWSCAAAPIFDIDGRTVLGVVDFTIEESAFRDQALALTVSMANSIQARMVMYRELERSRLISAFGETARRYPHDEMLALDHVGRVVAHSPTDRCSKIVAAWGAGSLQVTPVRQTIDVSSPESGERIGAIILLASEPQIRLPTSERAPFPQSDADPVRRFGQFLTRDPETRRMLDELQRVATTDVNVLIIGETGTGKELLARHLHACSHRSNEPYLPVNCGAISAELMESTFFGYVRGAFSGADPRGRAGYFESARGGTLFLDEVGELPLAMQAGLLRVLEDGSYQRVGSCESQRAQCRIIAATHRNLEQLVAEGQFRQDLYFRLKIVQKTVKPLRARPCDIPPLIEQFVGAMREKHRIAAVDITPEARAALERYTWPGNAREVRNVIEAALLCSEGPIDISCLPPEVTQPPQQTERLEAGPKPPPTDNLSSMQDYERQLIIGMLRKYRKANYAAKALGIARSTLYRKFAELNIDPGQYTSGQDD; from the coding sequence GTGACTTCAAACCAAAGCCCCTACTTCGGCTTCGACAAAGATGCCCGTGGCGTGCGAAGCCTGTGGGAACGCTTCAATGCAGGGCTGATCGATATCAGCGACCGGCGGCCGCCCTACCAGCAGTTTCTGCTCAACGAATGGCAACGCTGCACCACGCTCGGCGTCGACGTTGCGTTAACGGTAGCCCAGCGACTCAACGAGGAAGAGTTCCGGCAGCGTCTCCAGTCGGGCCAGCGCCTGCTGAACGCCTCTGTGCCAGTCATCCAGGATGTAGGGCATTTTCTCGATGAGATTCCCGGCCTGATCATCCTTACTGAAGCCACGGGATGTGTCCTGCATATCACGGGCGCTCCCAGGATCCGCGAACAGGCTGCCACTCGCTCGGGCATTGTGGAGGGCTCCAAATGGAACGAGGCTTCCGCAGGCACGAACGGAATGGGCACCGCGCTTGCCACGGGGCAGCCAGTCCATGTCTTTGCCACGGAACATTTTTGCGAAGGCTGGCATTCGTGGTCGTGCGCCGCGGCGCCGATATTCGACATTGACGGGCGCACCGTCCTTGGTGTCGTTGACTTCACTATTGAAGAATCCGCCTTCCGCGACCAGGCATTGGCATTGACTGTGTCGATGGCCAACTCGATTCAAGCGCGCATGGTCATGTACAGGGAACTGGAGCGTAGCCGGCTGATCTCAGCGTTCGGCGAAACGGCGCGCCGCTACCCTCACGACGAAATGTTAGCGCTGGATCACGTCGGACGCGTGGTTGCTCACTCGCCAACCGATCGCTGCAGCAAGATCGTCGCAGCCTGGGGGGCGGGATCGCTGCAGGTCACGCCGGTCAGGCAAACGATCGACGTTTCTTCGCCTGAATCCGGCGAGAGAATTGGCGCGATTATCCTGCTGGCCAGCGAGCCGCAAATCCGCTTGCCTACTTCCGAACGCGCGCCCTTTCCGCAAAGCGATGCGGATCCCGTCAGGCGGTTCGGCCAGTTCCTGACCCGCGACCCGGAAACCCGGCGCATGCTGGACGAACTCCAGCGCGTGGCAACGACGGACGTCAATGTGCTGATCATTGGCGAAACCGGCACCGGCAAGGAATTGCTGGCGAGACATCTGCACGCGTGCAGTCACCGCTCCAATGAGCCCTATCTGCCAGTCAATTGCGGCGCCATCAGCGCGGAGTTGATGGAAAGTACGTTTTTTGGCTACGTGAGAGGCGCGTTTTCCGGCGCCGATCCACGCGGCCGCGCCGGATACTTCGAATCAGCGAGGGGTGGCACCCTGTTTCTTGATGAGGTCGGCGAACTGCCGCTGGCAATGCAGGCCGGCCTGCTTCGGGTATTGGAAGATGGCTCGTACCAACGGGTCGGTTCGTGCGAATCGCAGCGCGCACAGTGTCGGATCATCGCGGCTACCCACCGGAATCTGGAGCAGTTGGTCGCCGAGGGACAATTCCGCCAGGACCTCTACTTTCGCCTGAAGATCGTGCAGAAGACCGTCAAGCCACTGAGGGCGCGCCCTTGCGATATCCCCCCTTTGATCGAACAGTTTGTCGGCGCCATGCGCGAGAAGCACAGGATCGCTGCCGTCGACATCACGCCAGAAGCCCGCGCGGCACTCGAACGCTACACTTGGCCAGGCAACGCCCGCGAGGTGCGCAATGTCATCGAGGCGGCGCTGCTGTGTTCTGAAGGGCCCATCGATATTTCCTGCCTGCCGCCTGAAGTCACGCAACCACCTCAGCAAACCGAGAGGCTAGAAGCCGGCCCGAAACCGCCACCAACGGACAACCTGTCTTCCATGCAGGATTATGAGCGTCAACTGATCATCGGGATGCTGCGCAAGTACCGGAAGGCCAACTACGCTGCCAAGGCGCTCGGCATCGCACGTTCCACGCTCTACCGAAAATTCGCCGAGCTCAATATCGATCCGGGTCAGTACACGTCGGGCCAGGACGATTAA
- a CDS encoding alpha-hydroxy acid oxidase: MKLHEGTRIPEGLPATQRHLAAYAAKKHLPPKLQKILSLADFEAAARSHLPRPLFGYISGAAEDGISLNANRNAFEQLRFLPKVLIDVSHRSQDTAIFGKTYASPFGIAPVGISAISAYRGDIALAQAAQEENIPAIMSGSSLIPMEAVHAAAPGTWFQAYLPGDTSRIDALIDRVGAAGFSTLVITVDIPVWANRENNVRTGFSLPLRPSLRLAMDGLAHPRWLAGTFLRTLIAHGMPHFENSFATRGAPMLSASAIRDTTGRDHLSWADIARIRQRWTGNLVIKGILHADDARHAVSLGADGIIVSNHGGRQLDGAVEPLHVLPHICDAVGDQTVVMMDSGIRRGGDVLKALALGARFVFLGRPFMYAAVVGGIHGVRHAISLLREEVDRNMAMLGTPTIAQVHRDVLA; this comes from the coding sequence ATGAAACTCCACGAAGGCACAAGAATTCCGGAGGGGCTGCCTGCCACGCAGCGCCATCTCGCCGCCTATGCGGCGAAGAAACATCTCCCTCCCAAGCTGCAGAAGATCCTTTCCCTGGCCGACTTCGAAGCCGCCGCGCGCAGCCATCTGCCACGGCCGTTGTTCGGCTACATTTCCGGCGCCGCCGAGGACGGCATATCCCTCAATGCCAATCGAAACGCATTCGAGCAGCTTAGATTTCTCCCCAAGGTCTTGATCGACGTATCCCATCGATCGCAAGACACCGCCATATTTGGCAAGACCTACGCATCTCCATTCGGCATTGCACCGGTGGGCATCAGCGCCATCTCGGCATATCGGGGCGACATCGCGCTGGCGCAGGCGGCGCAGGAGGAGAACATTCCGGCGATCATGAGTGGCTCGTCCCTGATTCCGATGGAAGCCGTCCATGCCGCTGCCCCCGGCACATGGTTTCAGGCCTATCTTCCCGGTGATACCTCGCGCATCGACGCGTTGATAGACAGAGTCGGCGCAGCAGGCTTCTCGACGCTCGTCATTACCGTCGACATCCCGGTATGGGCGAACCGCGAGAACAACGTACGGACGGGGTTCTCGTTGCCGTTGCGCCCCTCCCTCCGACTCGCAATGGACGGACTGGCCCACCCCCGCTGGCTCGCTGGAACCTTCTTGCGAACCCTCATCGCTCATGGCATGCCCCATTTCGAGAACTCCTTCGCGACCCGCGGCGCGCCCATGCTCTCGGCTTCGGCAATACGTGACACGACTGGCCGGGACCACCTGTCCTGGGCGGACATTGCGCGGATCCGCCAGCGCTGGACCGGAAACCTGGTCATCAAAGGCATTCTTCATGCTGACGATGCCAGGCACGCCGTTTCGCTTGGTGCGGATGGCATCATCGTCTCGAACCACGGTGGACGCCAACTGGATGGCGCAGTCGAACCCCTGCACGTACTGCCGCATATCTGCGATGCGGTCGGAGACCAGACGGTCGTGATGATGGACAGTGGCATCCGGCGAGGTGGCGATGTCCTCAAGGCGCTGGCGCTGGGCGCTCGCTTCGTCTTCCTGGGTCGACCATTCATGTATGCAGCGGTTGTCGGTGGCATACATGGTGTAAGACATGCTATCAGCCTGCTCAGGGAGGAAGTCGATAGGAACATGGCTATGCTCGGCACGCCAACGATTGCGCAGGTTCATCGCGACGTGCTTGCCTGA
- a CDS encoding gamma-glutamylcyclotransferase gives MLTRELISTGAYLESFQDLPEQFRWSRERIETSMRETLARRPQPEEPVWVFAYGSLIWNPLFHFAEKQRATLHGWHRSFCIRLVTARGTSTHPGRMLGLELAGESVGVAFRLREDELVHELMMVWVREMVGGVYQPTWGEVKLADGKTVSAITFVADTAHALYEDDSSIATTAPMIATANGHLGSNRDYLLQLDESLVEHDISDDYVKSLAEAVRVHRTSGGSSSPKS, from the coding sequence ATGCTGACAAGAGAGCTGATTAGCACAGGTGCTTACCTGGAATCGTTTCAGGATCTGCCGGAGCAATTCCGCTGGTCCCGGGAGCGCATCGAAACCTCAATGCGCGAAACCCTGGCGCGACGTCCGCAACCTGAGGAACCGGTCTGGGTGTTCGCATACGGCTCGCTGATCTGGAATCCACTATTCCACTTTGCCGAGAAGCAACGGGCGACGCTGCATGGCTGGCACCGTAGCTTCTGCATTCGCCTCGTCACGGCACGCGGAACCAGCACGCACCCTGGTCGCATGCTGGGGCTCGAGCTGGCCGGAGAGTCGGTTGGTGTGGCGTTCAGGCTGAGAGAGGATGAATTGGTTCACGAACTCATGATGGTGTGGGTGCGAGAAATGGTGGGCGGTGTTTATCAGCCGACGTGGGGGGAGGTCAAGCTGGCCGATGGCAAGACCGTGAGCGCTATCACGTTTGTCGCCGATACGGCGCACGCCTTGTACGAGGATGATTCGTCGATCGCGACAACCGCTCCGATGATTGCGACCGCAAATGGGCATCTTGGAAGCAATCGCGACTATTTGCTGCAGCTCGACGAATCCCTAGTTGAGCACGACATTTCCGACGACTACGTTAAAAGTCTTGCCGAGGCGGTTCGTGTACACCGGACTTCGGGCGGTTCCTCTTCACCGAAAAGCTAA
- a CDS encoding aldehyde dehydrogenase family protein codes for MTTSIHRNYIGGEWVEGPRTGQNINPSDTDDVIGAYTRADAKQAEQAIDAAFDVRGVWERWTAEQRADALDRVGTELLARCEALGELLSREEGKTRGEGVAEAVRAGRIFKFFAGEALRVSGEKLPVIRPCVDVEVTREPEGVVGIITPWNFPLAIPAWKIAPALAYGNTVVFKPADLVPGSAWALAEIIVRAGKLPAGVFNLVMGPGSSVGQAIAASRKVRAVSFTGSVDTGRHLGVTCVQRGAKVQMEMGGKNPLVILDDANLDVAVSVAIQGSFYSTGQRCTGSSRLVVQEGIHDAFVAAMTRRMSELRIGHALKDGTDIGPVASQDQLEQDCQYIDLGVSEGGRLVSGGERLERDTPGFYLSPALITETRNDMRVNREEIFGPVATVIRVKDYEEALAVANDTDFGLSSGICTNSLKYATDFKRRSVAGMVMVNVPTAGVDYHSPFGGRKGSSYGAREQGTYAREFYTAVKTAYTLS; via the coding sequence ATGACGACATCCATTCACAGAAACTACATCGGCGGCGAGTGGGTCGAAGGCCCGAGAACCGGCCAGAACATCAACCCCTCTGATACCGACGACGTAATTGGTGCCTACACCCGCGCCGACGCCAAGCAAGCCGAGCAAGCCATTGACGCCGCCTTTGACGTCCGAGGCGTTTGGGAAAGGTGGACGGCAGAGCAAAGAGCCGATGCGCTCGATCGAGTTGGCACGGAGCTCCTGGCTCGGTGCGAAGCGTTGGGGGAACTATTGTCGCGCGAGGAGGGAAAGACCCGTGGCGAAGGCGTTGCCGAAGCAGTGCGTGCTGGTCGCATCTTCAAGTTCTTTGCAGGCGAAGCGTTGCGCGTCAGCGGAGAAAAACTGCCGGTCATTCGCCCGTGTGTCGACGTCGAAGTGACGCGCGAACCCGAGGGCGTTGTGGGGATCATTACACCCTGGAACTTCCCGCTTGCTATTCCGGCCTGGAAAATTGCTCCCGCGCTGGCCTACGGCAACACCGTCGTATTCAAGCCCGCCGATCTGGTGCCCGGAAGCGCCTGGGCGTTGGCGGAAATTATCGTCCGCGCAGGAAAACTGCCCGCGGGCGTTTTCAATCTGGTCATGGGACCTGGTTCCAGTGTTGGTCAGGCCATCGCAGCTTCGCGAAAGGTCAGGGCCGTCAGCTTCACGGGCTCGGTCGATACGGGCCGGCACCTCGGAGTCACGTGTGTTCAGCGTGGCGCAAAGGTGCAAATGGAAATGGGCGGCAAGAACCCGCTGGTGATTCTCGATGATGCCAACCTGGACGTTGCGGTCTCCGTCGCCATTCAGGGGTCGTTCTACTCGACCGGGCAGCGCTGCACAGGGTCCAGCCGCCTCGTGGTGCAGGAGGGTATCCACGATGCCTTCGTGGCGGCGATGACAAGGCGCATGTCCGAACTTCGCATCGGCCATGCGTTGAAAGACGGGACCGATATCGGGCCGGTGGCGTCGCAGGATCAGCTTGAACAGGACTGCCAATACATCGACCTGGGAGTTTCGGAGGGCGGGCGCCTGGTTTCTGGTGGCGAACGTCTTGAGCGCGACACCCCAGGCTTCTATCTTTCTCCGGCACTGATCACGGAGACACGCAATGATATGCGTGTCAATCGCGAGGAAATCTTTGGCCCTGTTGCGACGGTGATTCGAGTCAAAGACTATGAGGAAGCTTTGGCCGTGGCCAATGACACCGACTTTGGGCTGTCGTCCGGCATCTGCACAAACTCCCTGAAGTATGCGACTGACTTCAAACGGCGCTCGGTCGCAGGAATGGTGATGGTCAACGTTCCGACTGCCGGGGTCGACTACCACTCGCCTTTCGGGGGTCGCAAAGGATCCAGCTACGGGGCACGCGAGCAGGGTACTTATGCGCGCGAGTTCTACACTGCGGTCAAGACGGCCTACACGCTGTCGTGA
- a CDS encoding iron-containing alcohol dehydrogenase → MSQFDFHTTPKITCQRGAIRHLGTLAREHGMRHAFLVTDGGLHKAGLTTSAIEALRDASVEVTVYADVLADPPEATIINAADSARQAGADGVIGFGGGSSLDTAKLVALLARTPQAMDEIYGVGLARGPRLPLIQIPTTAGTGSEVTPISVVTTPTHEKKPIVAGLLLPDLALLDCELTVGLPPAVTAMTGVDAMVHAIETLTTHLKKNPLSDALAIEALKMLYRNLPLAIHDGKNLDVREQMLLGSLFAGMAFANSSVGAVHALAYPLGVHYHVPHGLSNSLMLPHVLRFNLESASAIYARMGRALLPELESTTDTYAARNFVDAICKLVSDMPYAHSLREVKVRGEDIPMLARDVMNIRRLLVHNPREIEYDQALALYEAAY, encoded by the coding sequence ATGAGTCAATTTGATTTCCACACCACCCCAAAGATTACGTGTCAGCGCGGCGCAATCCGTCATCTTGGCACATTGGCCCGCGAACACGGAATGCGGCACGCCTTCCTGGTCACGGACGGCGGACTACATAAGGCCGGTCTGACGACATCGGCTATCGAGGCACTACGAGACGCGTCAGTGGAGGTCACGGTATACGCTGATGTGCTGGCCGATCCGCCAGAGGCCACCATCATTAATGCCGCCGACAGCGCGAGGCAGGCCGGCGCCGATGGCGTGATCGGCTTCGGTGGGGGCAGTTCGCTCGATACGGCCAAGCTGGTGGCCTTGCTCGCCCGTACCCCTCAGGCGATGGACGAGATCTACGGTGTGGGTCTGGCGCGCGGGCCCCGGCTGCCGCTGATCCAGATCCCGACCACGGCGGGCACTGGTTCCGAAGTTACGCCGATTTCCGTGGTGACTACACCCACGCATGAGAAGAAGCCGATTGTCGCAGGGCTGCTCCTGCCGGATCTCGCGCTGCTCGATTGCGAATTGACCGTCGGCTTGCCACCGGCGGTGACGGCCATGACCGGCGTGGATGCCATGGTTCATGCCATCGAGACCCTCACCACGCATCTGAAGAAGAACCCGTTGTCGGATGCGCTGGCGATAGAGGCGTTGAAGATGCTCTACCGCAATCTTCCGCTGGCGATCCACGACGGCAAGAACCTCGATGTTCGGGAACAAATGTTGCTCGGCTCCCTTTTTGCCGGCATGGCCTTCGCCAATTCCTCCGTCGGTGCCGTCCATGCACTAGCTTATCCGCTCGGGGTTCACTACCACGTGCCGCACGGGCTCTCCAACTCGCTAATGCTGCCCCATGTGCTGCGATTCAATCTCGAATCGGCAAGCGCCATCTACGCGCGGATGGGACGCGCATTGCTGCCGGAACTCGAATCGACCACCGACACCTACGCTGCGAGAAACTTTGTCGACGCCATCTGCAAACTGGTCTCCGACATGCCGTATGCGCACAGCCTGCGCGAGGTGAAGGTAAGGGGGGAGGACATCCCGATGCTGGCCCGGGACGTGATGAATATTCGGCGCCTACTGGTCCACAATCCCCGCGAGATCGAATACGACCAGGCGCTGGCCCTGTACGAGGCAGCCTACTGA
- a CDS encoding flavin-containing monooxygenase, with the protein MNSAISSATTPSASHAAGDHYDVLIVGAGFSGVYQLYNLRKRGFKVRLLEAAPDIGGIWYWNCYPGARVDTQVPIYEFSDETLWKDWTWKELFPGWEELREYFHYVDSKWHVRKDMQFNARVASANFDEAKKQWTLETTGGEQFQGRYVILCTGFAAKPYIPKIDGLESFSGPKPHTGVWPQEGLDFKGKRVGVIGTGASAVQVIQEAAKTASHLTVFQRTMNMALPMGPRQTNSEMQARMKEAYPERYALRRRTFAGFDMDFLPVGAMEVSPEERQATYEAVWAKAGFHPWLATFNDVLSNKEANDTAYAFWRDKTRARINDPEIASKMAPDTAPYPFGTKRPCLENGYYEVFNQTNVTLVDIRENPIHHVTPTAVVMNDGAEHELDILVLGTGFDAVTGGILSIDIRGTDGSTLNDRWKDGIRANLGLATAGFPNLLFVYGPHAPTGFLNGPTAAEIQGDVVIQCLEHLRDNGYQRIESTTEADESWAEHVNDVASKSLFVQTDSWYMGANIPGKKREMLNYPGGLPLYLEKCEENARNGYEGFVLSS; encoded by the coding sequence ATGAACAGCGCTATTTCCTCAGCAACGACTCCTTCCGCCAGTCATGCAGCGGGCGACCACTATGACGTCCTGATCGTGGGCGCAGGCTTCTCGGGCGTCTACCAGCTCTACAACCTTCGCAAGCGCGGCTTCAAGGTGCGCCTGCTTGAAGCCGCGCCGGACATCGGTGGGATCTGGTACTGGAACTGCTACCCGGGCGCCCGGGTGGACACTCAGGTCCCGATCTACGAATTTTCCGATGAGACCCTGTGGAAGGACTGGACCTGGAAGGAACTCTTCCCGGGTTGGGAAGAGCTGCGCGAGTACTTCCACTATGTCGATTCCAAATGGCATGTGCGCAAGGACATGCAATTCAACGCGCGCGTGGCATCTGCAAACTTTGATGAGGCAAAGAAGCAGTGGACGCTGGAGACGACCGGCGGCGAGCAGTTCCAGGGCCGCTATGTGATCCTGTGCACGGGCTTTGCCGCGAAGCCGTATATTCCGAAGATCGATGGTCTGGAGTCCTTTTCCGGTCCGAAGCCGCATACCGGCGTCTGGCCGCAGGAGGGGCTGGACTTCAAGGGCAAGCGCGTGGGTGTCATCGGTACCGGTGCTAGTGCGGTGCAGGTTATTCAGGAGGCGGCCAAGACAGCATCCCACCTGACCGTCTTCCAGCGCACCATGAACATGGCATTGCCGATGGGGCCTCGCCAAACCAATTCCGAGATGCAAGCGAGGATGAAGGAAGCCTATCCCGAACGATATGCCTTGCGTCGACGGACATTCGCCGGATTCGATATGGACTTCCTGCCTGTAGGCGCCATGGAAGTGTCGCCGGAGGAGCGTCAGGCAACCTATGAGGCGGTCTGGGCGAAAGCGGGATTCCACCCATGGTTGGCGACGTTCAACGACGTGCTGTCAAACAAGGAGGCCAACGACACGGCGTACGCCTTCTGGCGGGACAAGACGCGTGCGCGCATCAACGACCCGGAAATCGCCAGTAAGATGGCTCCCGACACCGCACCCTATCCATTTGGCACCAAGCGGCCGTGCCTGGAAAACGGCTACTACGAGGTCTTCAACCAGACTAACGTCACACTGGTGGACATTCGCGAGAACCCCATCCACCACGTCACACCGACGGCGGTGGTCATGAACGACGGGGCGGAGCACGAGCTCGATATTCTTGTCCTCGGCACCGGCTTCGATGCGGTCACCGGCGGCATCCTGAGCATCGATATTCGCGGCACCGATGGTTCGACGCTCAATGATCGCTGGAAAGACGGCATTCGCGCTAACCTGGGCCTGGCAACCGCTGGTTTCCCGAACCTGCTTTTCGTGTATGGCCCCCATGCTCCCACAGGCTTCCTGAACGGGCCGACCGCTGCCGAAATACAGGGCGATGTGGTCATTCAGTGTCTCGAGCACCTGCGGGACAACGGATACCAGCGCATCGAGTCGACGACGGAAGCCGACGAATCCTGGGCCGAGCACGTGAATGACGTGGCATCCAAGTCGCTGTTCGTCCAGACCGACTCGTGGTACATGGGCGCCAACATTCCTGGCAAGAAGCGCGAGATGCTCAACTACCCGGGTGGCCTGCCTTTGTATCTGGAGAAGTGCGAAGAGAACGCCCGGAACGGCTATGAAGGCTTTGTGCTGTCGAGCTGA
- a CDS encoding alpha/beta hydrolase, with amino-acid sequence MASVESEALKTLYAGWVKTMSEKPDMSLEEVRQLFSHWGDVTAEPGGVDYIEVNAAGVPAMWAIPKGCDPDRALLCSHGGGYVVGSMYTHRKMFAHIAKAVGCRALIVDYGRAPENPHPGPVNDMTTAYEWLLKDQGLKPRHIALVGDSAGGALALTTIASARARDLPLPAATMPISPWAGWDISGKTYETNAHRDAFVSKDTTEFLGPLFIGPEGDRYDPLANPLYTDYSGYPPIYLTVGNAETLLDDSIRIVEKAKQAGVEVKFDCYDDMQHVFQFLAGVAPEADDVIQRMAQWVRPRIGLA; translated from the coding sequence ATGGCTAGCGTTGAATCTGAAGCGCTCAAGACCTTGTATGCAGGTTGGGTCAAGACAATGAGCGAGAAGCCCGACATGTCGCTGGAAGAAGTGCGACAACTGTTCTCCCATTGGGGCGATGTCACCGCCGAACCTGGTGGTGTCGACTACATCGAAGTCAATGCCGCAGGCGTGCCGGCAATGTGGGCCATTCCCAAAGGGTGCGATCCGGACCGCGCACTGCTCTGCTCGCACGGAGGTGGCTATGTCGTCGGATCGATGTACACGCACAGGAAGATGTTCGCCCACATTGCCAAGGCCGTAGGCTGCCGGGCGCTGATTGTCGACTATGGCCGGGCTCCGGAGAATCCGCACCCGGGTCCGGTCAATGACATGACGACAGCTTATGAATGGCTCCTGAAGGATCAGGGCCTGAAGCCCCGGCATATTGCATTGGTGGGGGATTCGGCAGGCGGCGCACTTGCGTTGACAACCATTGCGTCAGCACGTGCGCGCGATCTTCCGCTGCCGGCGGCCACCATGCCGATTTCGCCGTGGGCGGGCTGGGATATCTCCGGGAAAACCTACGAGACCAACGCACATCGGGATGCCTTTGTGTCGAAGGACACCACGGAGTTTCTGGGGCCGCTGTTCATCGGTCCGGAGGGAGACCGCTACGACCCGTTGGCGAACCCGCTCTACACCGACTACAGCGGATATCCCCCGATCTACCTGACGGTGGGTAATGCGGAGACGCTGCTCGATGACAGCATTCGCATCGTCGAGAAGGCAAAGCAGGCCGGTGTCGAGGTGAAGTTCGATTGCTACGACGATATGCAGCACGTCTTCCAGTTCCTGGCCGGCGTGGCGCCCGAAGCGGATGACGTCATCCAGAGGATGGCGCAGTGGGTGCGCCCCCGCATCGGATTGGCATGA